A portion of the Chrysemys picta bellii isolate R12L10 unplaced genomic scaffold, ASM1138683v2 scaf19, whole genome shotgun sequence genome contains these proteins:
- the LOC101950338 gene encoding N-acetylmuramoyl-L-alanine amidase, with translation MGQTKLWFLAGLLGLCTWPEPGKGSLPFHMNSVIQVIEVLESHHLDGHLNLTVTELARGLGCCDSEFYQLLLGEAPAVPPDLPFLSQEQRSFLMRVLKHKVQASSTEQGVVLLPDGTTVAVSPLVAGIEAGLKGRREMPLPPEALEPLLVTTEPLNQTHPGLPLTIDALYAVTIAKALGVAFLLAQANESQMLMGPNGCWDSVSEPQNFTLLGRPSNLTDAFINGALDGVILGAHLAGQGMPVAPLSTLLREYYAGDGLATDGQARSNFRRQNFVQLTEAGQLEEQVVRSLQLLRALPRMAPLLSGVGDEDLLAVASRAVQEFTEAYLECPAIIPRCMWGARPYKGTPTQLKLPLSFVYIHHTSTPSQPCRTFPECAADMRAMQRFHQDDRGWDDIGYSFVVGSDGYMYQGRGWHWVGAHTRGYNSKGYGVSFIGDYMDTLPEAFALMLVRDNFLPCAVKGAKLQANYTVHGHRQMVHTACPGNILYREIQTWQGFK, from the exons ATGGGCCAGACAAAGCTGTGGTTCCTCGCTGGGCTGCTGGGTCTCTGCACGTGGCCGGAGCCTGGCAAAG gctccctccCGTTTCACATGAACTCCGTGATCCAAGTCATAGAAGTGCTGGAATCTCACCACCTGGACGGACACCTCAACCTGACCGTGACGGAGCTCGCCCGGGGCCTGGGCTGCTGTGACAGCGAgttctaccagctcctgctggggGAGGCACCTGCTGTGCCCCCGGATCTGCCCTTCCTGAGCCAGGAGCAGAGATCCTTCCTCATGCGCGTCCTGAAGCACAAAGTCCAGGCGTCCTCGACTGAGCAGGGGGTGGTGTTGCTCCCTGATGGCACCACAGTGGCTGTAAGCCCCTTGGTGGCTGGGATTGAAGCAGGGCTGAAGGGGAGGCGGGAGATGCCGCTGCCCCCCGAGGCTTTGGAGCCTTTGCTAGTTACGACTGAGCCCTTGAACCAGACACATCCGGGGCTGCCCCTGACTATAGACGCCCTCTACGCAGTGACCATTGCCAAGGCATTGGGCGTGGCCTTTCTCCTGGCTCAGGCCAACGAGAGCCAGATGCTCATGGGGCCGAATGGCTGCTGGGACAGCGTGTCCGAGCCCCAAAACTTCACCCTCCTGGGCCGCCCCTCAAACCTCACTGATGCCTTCATCAATGGGGCGCTGGACGGGGTGATCCTGGGGGCACACCTAGCAGGGCAAGGCATGCCCGTGGCCCCGCTGAGCACCCTGCTGAGAGAGTACTACGCTGGGGATGGCCTGGCCACGGATGGCCAGGCCAGAAGCAACTTCAGGCGCCAGAACTTTGTGCAGCTCACGGAGGCCgggcagctggaggagcaggTGGTGCGCTCCCTCCAGCTGCTCCGGGCGCTGCCCCGGATGGCGCCCCTGCTTAGCGGGGTTGGAGACGAGGACCTGCTGGCCGTTGCGAGCCGGGCAGTGCAGGAGTTCACGGAGGCCTACCTGG AATGCCCAGCCATCATCCCCCGCTGCATGTGGGGAGCCAGGCCCTACAAGGGGACTCCCACGCAGCTCAAGCTACCCCTGAGCTTCGTGTACATCCACCACACCAGCacacccagccagccctgccggaCCTTCCCTGAGTGCGCCGCTGACATGAGGGCCATGCAGCGCTTCCACCAGGACGACCGTGGCTGGGACGACATCGGCTACAG CTTCGTGGTCGGATCAGACGGATACATGTACCAGGGCCGGGGTTGGCACTGGGTTGGCGCTCACACCCGTGGCTACAACAGTAAAGGCTACGGCGTGAGTTTCATCGGGGACTACATGGATACGCTGCCGGAAGCATTTGCCCTCATGCTGGTGCGTGACAACTTCCTGCCGTGCGCGGTGAAGGGCGCCAAGCTCCAGGCCAACTACACAGTGCATGGGCACCGGCAGATGGTGCACACTGCATGCCCGGGGAACATACTCTACCGGGAGATCCAAACATGGCAGGGCTTCAAG TGA